The region ttcggtgaccgcccccaagggttgccatttgtacgggttcggtgaccgccctcaagggtcccttagtggaatcacggcatcttgcattgtgcgagggtgtgaggagattacagtggccctagtggcttcttggggagcattgtgcctccacaccgctccaaacgaagattagcatccacaagggtgtgaacttcgggatacatcgtcgtctccacgtgcctcggttatctcttactcgagctctttacttatgcactttactttgtgatagccatattgttctctgtcatatatcttgctatcacatagtttcttatcttgcttagcataaattgttggtgcacataggtgagcctagttattgtagattttgtgcttgacaaattaaccgctaggtttattccgcatttgttcaagtctaaaacgtaattattttaaaacgcctattcacccccctctaggcgacatccacgatctttcagcccCCCACACAGAGAGCTGGACAAAGGACCGTGCCAACTGGGTCGGCCCAGTAGCACGCATGCACGACATGACACGGGCTAAACGGGTTGTGCCCAGCACAAGACATGACACGGGCTAAACGGGTTGTGCCCAGCACACGAGATGCACTCGCCAGTGCCCTGGGGGGCATAGAGGCTGGCAACAGGGGCCCACATATCTATAccgaataataaaagggttattgctTCTGGCGGTACGTCATGAAAATTGCCCCCCAAAGTTACAaaatattacccaccaatgccatctATAAGTGACAAAAAACATTTTACACAGGAGAATCCCTCATCTGTGCCGGCCCATGTAGTAGGGATCTCCTATACTGCGCTCTGCGTGTTGGGAGAAGACGCAACACGTCCGTTTGGGCCGCCCCATGTCCGGGCggccttttttcatttttttcctttttcttttctgttttcgtatgtttctactttaaataatttggtatttgaaaaaaaatctgatttttttaaaATGGGAATTTAAAAATAAAATGTTTAATAAATCATAAAATACTTGTGGATTGAAAAAAATATTtgcttatttgaaaaatgttcaaaatttagaAAACAAATGTTCGAGAATCAAAAGATGTTCATGATTTTTGTAAAGTTCATGTATGAAAAAAtattaatgaaattgaacaaaatttcgccaattcaaaaaatgttcatgaatggaaAAGTATCCTAAAAATTCAAAAGTTGTTCGTGACTTACAAAATAGATTATACTTTCATGAAGTGTTTGCTGATTAGAAAAaggatcatgcatttcaaaaaatgttcgttaattcaaaaaataataattcatgAATTACAAAAACGTTCCACCAATTTCCAAAAAACGGTTCGTCAATTCTAGAAATGTTCGCCAATTCAAGAAAATTGTTTTTAAAAATTTCacaattataaaaatatatttgtaAATAGTattaaatattcatgaattcaaaaatggtcttgattttagatttttttgaaaatttgtaaatgtgttcacgaatttgaaaaatgttcatgatttcaaatatgTTCATTAGTTTTAAAAAATCTTTATGAtgtaaaaaattgttcatgatttaacGAAATTTAGAGTGATAtctcggtgatgcagcaaaatgtggTCATGACCATTGAAGattataattttttttctgttgCAACACACGGGCCCTTTTACTAGTATGACCTTAAAAGCTAAAAATCACACGACCCAACGTGCTAAAACGTGCCACGGGCTGGCTCGTTTACTAAGGGCGTGTTTGGTTTCTTGCCTCGCACCTGCATCGCACTCACCGTGCAATTTTCGCAACGTTTGGTAGGCTGTGCGTCGTTTTGGGCCAGGCCCGACTGATGCAAAATAGGCCCCCCAGCCAGGCCGAGCTCGCACGCAAGTTTCGGCCGTTTCCGCGAGTTTGCATCCGCGCCTGCACCCACGCgagcgaagagggctagggtttctcTCCCTATCGATTCACACCCGCATTCGCGCCGCTCTCCCAACCCCTCTCCTCTCTCCTGCGAACGGATCTCGCCGCCCCGTCGCCTCGTGGGCACTCGCCGGCGCGCATCCTCTCCGCGCAGAGGTTGGACTCTCCTCCTCCCATCCCTCTTCCATCTGTCCCCATCCCTCTCggatccctctcatctctctctgcCCTTGCGCTGCTGCTTCTACCGATGCGGATGTGAGCAGGCGGCTAGGCGGAGTGCTGCCGTTCCCTGCACGCGTTTTGGCCGGAGCCGAGCTCCCGGCCATGGCCGCCGTGGCCGGCGCGGGCGTGTTTAGGTCGGAGCCGAGCTCCCAGCCATGGCCGCCGTGGCCATGGGAGCTGCTCCCCTCGCTCATGTACAGGCACGGCACCCACACGCACACATGCGCGTGCTCACGCGTTCACCCCTGCCCTCCACGCAGATGCAACCCACTACCGGGATGCACATGCATGGGATTAGCATGTACAGGCCGTGTCCTGAACCTCCTCTCCTAGATCTGTGTGATTAGCATGCATCTATATGAGCTATTGGGCTAGTAATTTTTTTGATTATCATGGATCTGTGTGAGCTAACTTGTGGAAATTAGAAGGAATCAGTAGGTAGGAAAGAAAAGTGCATATATTTGTGAGCTAATTTTTTTGATTATCATAGATCTATGTGAGTTAACTTCCTGAACAATGTGTTCAtgtatttattttgttttgatgaTGCAAATAATGTCAATATTATCAGTTCCCATGCCTTTATTAATTTATAAATATGTGCTGAATTTATATAGATGGATGACAACGGCAAGACCCGAGATTCGCTGATAGTGCAAGCTGCTGGTTTGGTTGCTGTTTTGTGTGCCTATATGGCCACAATAACTACAAGGGCTAGAATTACATTCTAGTATCAATTatgattccctcaaaaaaaagtatcAATCATGATGACATAATTGGACACAAGAAATTATGTGCAAAGTTATGTGTATGTGTTAATGTACGTGGCAGATAGCACTGTCATAATCCACCTGATAATCCATGAATATAAACCTTAAATTCGTAATGAGACTAACCAAAACATGGGGAATGGAGAAAAGGTACCTCAAATCGGCTGGCCCCTGCAACTGCACACCGCCGGCCGCAGGGCAGGACTGCTGCCGAGTGCGGAATGGGCGGCTGCCGGacgcccaaaggcaggtgcactaagtcaatgaagctgcgtccatatagtactcgtgtatacgactaatatatagtggagtggttttcttattctctccataacaatcgttttaaattgtgtaagtacgaaacgaaactccttatttaacgtaccagtgaagaaaactactactccctctattcctaaatatttgtctttctagagatttcaacaagtgactacatacggtgcaaaatgagtgaatctacactttaaaatatgtctacatacatctgcatgttgagtccatttgaaatgcctagaaagacaagtatttgggaacggagggagtagaatgcaaATTTTCGCTGTGTCCAATCAGGTGAATTATGATTTAACACAGAATTTGCTGTGTCCAATCAGGTGGATTATGATAGTGCTATTGGTAAATTATAATTAGTATGttaacatgtcatatttgcaaATCCTAGATCCGCCACTGATCAGCGGCAATGGCGATCCGACACTACTGGTCGATGGCTGTCGCGGCCGTCGGGTTCCGCCTCGTTCTGGTGCTCTTCGGCGGAGACCTCCACCTTGCCTCCCGCCCGGAGGTCTCCACCCCCCTCACGTCCCTCCGTCGCCGTAAGCACACCTCCTTGCTCTCAGTCCTTCCCCTGCAAACCCCATCCCTTTTGTGATGTCGGCATTCTCGTTTGCCTCCTGTGTATGTTGCAGTGGCAGAAGGATACTGGCTGAAGCAAGCGTCCATGTCACCCTATTCCGGTACGTTACGCACCTCGCCTCTTTGCTCGCTTTGCCAACTTTTAGTAGCACTTCACATTTGCATCAGAATGAGCAAAATTTTGAGGCCAGGATAGTCGGGTGGGAGGTGGTATTATTAGGAACTACAGAGCAATTTTTAAAATGCTTGCTGTGTTTGTATTGAGTACTGATAGGCGCTATTTCATGTTCACATCTGTAATGAACTACTGATAACTCCTGACGGATGAAATATGATATAACTGAATGACTCCTACTTAGAATCAGAGGCCTAGATGCTTCTTGTGATTACATCATAAATCTTAGcaattagccatgatattttgctcTTTGTAATGTTGACGTGTTAACAGTGTGAACTTGTAAATGATGGTCCAGCCTGTTGAATGATCTGTTTTTCAGGTTCGATGTATCATGGTTCCCCTTTGCTTTTATCAGTTCTTGGTCCGCTAACCAGCAAAAGGTGATTGGTCCTTCGTTTTGATGCTTCTTTGATCATTTCTTTGATATCACCACTGTTGCTATGTCTCTTCATTTGATCAGATTACCATATGAAATGTTAGCATTCTAACACTCCATGATGTCACAGGTCAGGTGGACACCATTCTCATATATATTGCAGGTAAATAAGTTGCTATGTACTTTTCGTTTAAACCAGTATATGTTTGTCTAAGATTGATAACTTGTTCAAGTATACCTGATTTTCATAGAAGAAAATCAGTTTTCTCAGGCTTTACTTTTTATGTTCTTTATCTTGCCCATGGTATCACTGAAACGGAAAAAAAATGTAACCATGAACATTTCCACGACTTTTGCATTTTGCTGGCAGTCATGTAATATTACACTCATGAATGCACAACACAGTTTGGTTTTTGTGGCTGTAGATTTTATAGCTGCTATGCTCATTCGATCAACTGGGCGTTCACTCCAAATGGCACGTAACAGAAGTTTGAAGTCTCTTGACCTCACAAAATCAGTGAACAATTCTGGTGAGTCATACTAGTTAATGTTATATACTTGAGATGTGCTTTATTGAATCTTGAGCTAAATTTGCCTTTTGTTTGGCACCACTTTCTACTTATTTTCCCAAGTACCAATGATCAGAAAGTTTTGATTTTTTGTACTTGTGACGTACAGCTCCGGAAGTGAAGTCGTAGAGATGTTTTATTTGTCAAGTAGTTGTTGTGATTCTAAGCTTTATATTTTCTTAAAGAAGGAAACCCACTTTTGCTACTTTCCTTTACAAGGAATAAAAAAGGTTATGAATTTGCCTCGTGGAATTTAATGTGTATAGTCCTCTGCTTGCCTGATAGTGCAAATTTGTTGTTGGTAGGCTAAAAATTATACAATCTTGTCTGGAAAGGTGTGAATGGAACATCACTCTCTTTGAGTCTGATGCTTTGTGCTTGTGATGCTTACTAATTGTTTATAGTACTAATTATCATTTTTGTTGACACTTGCAGTGAACGTAAGCACAGGAGATACTGCTTCTCTAATATATCTGTGGAACCCTTGGACAATAATCACCTGTGTGGGTTCATGTACATCACCAATTGAGAATTTAATGGTCGTGATAATGTTACATGGAGCCTGTTCACGTAAGTTAAACTCGCTGTGTTTCCCTCTAGCATTCTCGGTTTTTCAATGTATCCCTTTTATTACTTAAACTAGTTGTTTGCCTCATTGTTTCTTGGCCTTTTATTTGGCAAATCCTCAGTTAATAACATTTTTATGGAAGATAGTATAGTGATCTTCGGATAACCTAGAATTGTCCAAGTCTAATGCCAGTTAAAACATTCTTGCAATTTTTGTAGGTCTTGCGCCGCTTGCTGCCTTTGGATATGTCATGGCAACACACCTTTCtctttatcctgcaattctcattcTACCTGTACGTGTCACGGCCATTTTTTTCAATGTTCAATGGTATGTACATGCCATTTATCTGCATTGCTGATCAACTGTTAGTTTTTCAGGTTGCTCTTTTATTGGGTTATGGTCCAGATACTCCGCCAACCAAAGTATTTCTTCAGAAAGGCTTGAGTGCCAGTAAAATTGACATGTTAGATAATGGAAAAGGTACTAACCAGAAAGGTTTTGGACAATTCTCATGGAAACCAATACTCCACTTCATATTGTGGGTGTTTATCTGGTCATGTTATGTGCTGTTATTGAACAGCATTATTCTGAATAAAGTGGGTGGCCTTCAGGAGATGTTTGAAAAGTAAGTTTTCGACTATTTAATTCTTTTGTAGCCATCAAAACCAAGTGAAAGAGTGTAATATNNNNNNNNNNNNNNNNNNNNNNNNNNNNNNNNNNNNNNNNNNNNNNNNNNNNNNNNNNNNNNNNNNNNNNNNNNNNNNNNNNNNNNNNNNNNNNNNNNNNNNNNNNNNNNNNNNNNNNNNNNNNNNNNNNNNNNNNNNNNNNNNNNNNNNNNNNNNNNNNNNNNNNNNNNNNNNNNNNNNNNNNNNNNNNNNNNNNNNNNNNNNNNNNNNNNNNNNNNNNNNNNNNNNNNNNNNNNNNNNNNNNNNNNNNNNNNNNNNNNNNNNNNNNNNNNNNNNNNNNNNNNNNNNNNNNNNNNNNNNNNNNNNNNNNNNNNNNNNNNNNNNNNNNNNNNNNNNNNNNNNNNNNNNNNNNNNNNNNNNNNNNNNNNNNNNNNNNNNNNNNNNNNNNNNNNNNNNNNNNNNNNNNNNNNNNNNNNNNNNNNNNNNNNNAGTTAACTTTCCCCGTTCATGGTGAATTTTAAAGGAGAAATGAATACAAGTCTTATTTATGAATTCAATTTGATTTTGGATATTTGCATACTCTTATCAGCATTATCGCCTATCCTCTCCATTTCCCCACATTTCAACTTTGTTGTTGGGCCTCATTTAGTCAAAATTGTCTTTTGTTGCAATTGACTGCCTTTATCTGTTACCAAATGCCTAGTATCGACTTGTGTGCGTTGCAATTGACTGGCTTTTATCTGTTACCAAATGCCTATTATTGACTTGTGTGCATTGGTTTTGCAGGACATATGGCTTTATCCTTACAGTGAAGGATTTATCACCAAATATTGGTGTGTTATGGTAAGTCTCAAGAAAGTGTAATTGGAACCCAAGTATAGTTTGACTAATCTAATTCGTTTGAGAATTAATGCAGGTATTTCTTTGCCGAAGTCTTCGACTTCTTCAGAAGCTTCTTTCTTATAGTCTTTAATATGAACATCATTTTTATGGTCTTGCCATTGGCTATCCGTTTGAAGCATCGACCGTTCTTCCTTGCCTTTGTTTACACAGCAATTGTCGCAATGCTGAAATCTTATCCCTCGGTGA is a window of Triticum dicoccoides isolate Atlit2015 ecotype Zavitan chromosome 2B, WEW_v2.0, whole genome shotgun sequence DNA encoding:
- the LOC119363049 gene encoding phosphatidylinositol glycan anchor biosynthesis class U protein-like isoform X1 codes for the protein MAIRHYWSMAVAAVGFRLVLVLFGGDLHLASRPEVSTPLTSLRRLAEGYWLKQASMSPYSGSMYHGSPLLLSVLGPLTSKRSGGHHSHIYCSLVFVAVDFIAAMLIRSTGRSLQMARNRSLKSLDLTKSVNNSVNVSTGDTASLIYLWNPWTIITCVGSCTSPIENLMVVIMLHGACSRLAPLAAFGYVMATHLSLYPAILILPVALLLGYGPDTPPTKVFLQKGLSASKIDMLDNGKGTNQKGFGQFSWKPILHFILWVFIWSCYVLLLNSIILNKVGGLQEMFEKTYGFILTVKDLSPNIGVLWYFFAEVFDFFRSFFLIVFNMNIIFMVLPLAIRLKHRPFFLAFVYTAIVAMLKSYPSAGDSALYLGLLGLFANELAEMQFTFFLFFGYIGVSLLSPVMHNLWIWRGTGNANFYFATGLAYTCLQTVLVVETVSSMIKHDRKLRLLTKA
- the LOC119363049 gene encoding phosphatidylinositol glycan anchor biosynthesis class U protein-like isoform X2 — protein: MAIRHYWSMAVAAVGFRLVLVLFGGDLHLASRPEVSTPLTSLRRLAEGYWLKQASMSPYSGSMYHGSPLLLSVLGPLTSKRSGGHHSHIYCSLVFVAVDFIAAMLIRSTGRSLQMARNRSLKSLDLTKSVNNSVNVSTGDTASLIYLWNPWTIITCVGSCTSPIENLMVVIMLHGACSRLAPLAAFGYVMATHLSLYPAILILPVALLLGYGPDTPPTKVFLQKGLSASKIDMLDNGKGTNQKGFGQFSWKPILHFILWVFIWSCYVLLLNSIILNKVGGLQEMFEKTYGFILTVKDLSPNIGVLWYFFAEVFDFFRSFFLIVFNMNIIFMVLPLAIRLKHRPFFLAFVYTAIVAMLKSYPSAGDSALYLGLLGLFANELAEMQFTFFLFFGYIGVSLLSPVMHNLWIWRGTGNANFYFATGLAYTCLQVTIPLCEHNIECSLEC